Proteins encoded within one genomic window of Natronobeatus ordinarius:
- a CDS encoding ParA family protein, with protein sequence MSDTNTSRITVANQKGGAGKTTDVIHTGGALAARGHDVLLVDIDYHGGLTCSLGYSDLYYDTDRTTLFDVLDFDQMGSVNDITVEHEEFDILPASEKLANNKNIQTLLEAPKSRERLGMTLDELDKDYDYIVVDTPPSLNVLTDNALVATGNVIIPVLPEKLNANSLQIFAKQLQSLEPAYGDVNRLAIVCNRVEQNAEHRRTIEEIESAYSLPLFEIPKRTDLSQSIGEGVSIFGFSKENKRVEDARSLFNDIADLLDETFEKTPPTEVEA encoded by the coding sequence ATGAGCGACACGAACACTTCACGAATCACCGTAGCGAATCAGAAAGGTGGTGCGGGGAAAACAACGGACGTCATCCACACTGGCGGCGCACTTGCCGCGCGAGGACACGACGTACTCCTCGTCGATATCGACTATCACGGTGGACTTACATGCTCGCTTGGCTACAGCGATCTGTATTACGACACCGACCGAACCACGCTATTTGATGTGCTGGACTTCGATCAGATGGGGTCGGTGAACGATATCACCGTCGAGCACGAGGAATTCGATATTCTCCCCGCCAGTGAGAAGCTCGCTAACAATAAGAACATCCAGACGTTGCTCGAAGCGCCCAAGAGTCGAGAGCGTCTAGGAATGACTCTCGACGAACTCGACAAGGACTACGACTACATCGTCGTCGACACTCCTCCGTCGCTCAATGTTCTCACCGATAATGCTCTCGTCGCGACGGGCAACGTTATCATCCCAGTACTCCCTGAGAAGCTCAACGCCAATAGTCTCCAGATTTTCGCGAAACAGCTCCAGTCCCTCGAACCAGCCTACGGAGACGTCAACCGCCTCGCGATCGTGTGCAACCGGGTCGAGCAGAACGCCGAACACCGGAGAACGATCGAGGAAATTGAATCTGCCTACTCGTTGCCTCTCTTCGAGATCCCGAAGCGGACCGACCTCTCACAATCGATTGGTGAAGGCGTGTCAATCTTCGGCTTCAGCAAGGAGAACAAGCGGGTAGAAGATGCCCGCTCGCTATTCAACGACATCGCTGACCTGCTTGACGAGACCTTTGAGAAAACACCGCCGACGGAGGTTGAAGCATGA